The Glycine max cultivar Williams 82 chromosome 12, Glycine_max_v4.0, whole genome shotgun sequence genome window below encodes:
- the LOC102660755 gene encoding protein STRICTOSIDINE SYNTHASE-LIKE 3-like, with amino-acid sequence MRYVAVQLYAAHNSDAGRMGYFLVQVVLFRRKPYVIISVVALEKAGTSEILAILPGYPDNVRVNEEGDFWVALHCRRYMFAYYNGIYPEIRKIILKLPIPIKIQYLIQIGGHQHAAVIRYSPEGRLLQILEDSEGKVVKAVSEVEEKDGKLWMGSVLMPFVAVYNLK; translated from the exons ATGAGATATGTGGCTGTGCAGTTGTATGCAGCTCATAATAGTGATGCAGGAAGGATGGGATATTTTTTGGTGCAAGTAGTATTGTTTCGGAGGAAGCCATATGTGATTATTTCTGTGGTGGCATTAG AAAAAGCTGGGACTTCAGAGATTTTAGCCATCCTACCCGGATATCCTGACAATGTGAGAGTCAATGAAGAAGGTGATTTTTGGGTAGCTCTTCATTGTAGAAGATATATGTTTGCATACTACAATGGTATCTACCCAGAGATAAGGAAAATCATACTCAAGCTTCCTATACCGATAAAGATTCAATACCTGATTCAAATAGGAGGTCACCAACATGCAGCAGTTATCAGGTATAGCCCTGAAGGTAGACTTTTGCAGATTTTGGAGGACAGTGAGGGGAAAGTTGTTAAAGCAGTGAGTGAAGTGGAGGAGAAGGATGGTAAACTATGGATGGGAAGTGTTCTTATGCCTTTTGTTGCGGTATACAACTTGAAATGA
- the LOC100790070 gene encoding replication factor C subunit 1 isoform X1: protein MSDIRKWFMKTHDKGNNAASSKPSNQPKPSSDKPQSEKTVAGGQESSGRRITSKYFNSNKQKGKDKKEMQELPAKRKNMKDSEEIPEPKKIHEDDGDDSVLPTNKKKLADTTPTKKLKSGSGRGLPQKSAVLEESDEDDDKDAVSAAKSAGRGDGGRGAPGRSTSGRGRGGGRGGFMNFGERKDPPHKGEKEVPEGAPDCLAGLTFVISGTLDSLEREEAEDLIKRHGGRVTGSVSKKTNYLLCDEDIGGRKSEKAKQLGTSFLTEDGLFDMIRGSKPAKAPSQEDKKPVNKAVAVASQSKVSPKSQVKVPLSSRSPSNQAKPKTATTVQSSLMWTEKYRPKDPKDIIGNQSLVLQLRNWLKAWNEHFLDTGNKKQGKKQNDSGLKKAVLLSGTPGIGKTTSATLVCQELGFQAIEVNASDSRGKADSKIEKGISGSKTNSVKELVTNEAIGINMGRSKHYKSVLIMDEVDGMSAGDRGGVADLIASIKISKIPIICICNDRYSQKLKSLVNYCLLLSFRKPTKQQMAKRLMDVAKAERLQVNEIALEELAERVNGDMRMALNQLQYMSLSMSIINYDDIRQRFLTNAKDEDISPFTAVDKLFGFNAGKLKMDERINLSMSDPDLVPLIIQENYINYRPSMAGKDDSGIKRMNLIARAAESIADGDIVNVQIRRYRQWQLSQTSSVATSIIPASLLHGQREILEQGERNFNRFGGWLGKNSTMGKNLRLLDDLHVHILASRESSSGRDTIRMEYLTLLLKQMTETLRTLPKAEAVQQVVEFMNTYSISQEDFDTIVELSKFKGHPNPLDGIQPAVKSALTKEYKEQSTSRVVRVADLITLPGVKKVPKKRIAAILEPAGEEVEKGEGDALDESEEENSSDTEELEGTTKGEKLQSELQSLNSKATQVQLELKGTGNSSSKKTSGGRGKGVSVSGKKVAQAPKTTAKRKR from the exons ATG AGTGATATAAGGAAGTGGTTCATGAAAACACATGACAAGGGCAACAATGCCGCTTCCTCCAAGCCTTCCAATCAACCTAAGCCTTCTTCCGATAAACCCCAGTCCGAGAAAACG GTGGCTGGAGGTCAGGAAAGTTCAGGGAGGAGGATAACTagcaaatattttaattctaacAAGCAAAAGGGGAAAGACAAGAAAGAAATGCAGGAGCTCCCTGCTAAAAGAAAGAATATGAAGGACAGTGAGGAAATACCGGAGCCAAAGAAAATTCATGAAGATGATGGAGATGACTCTGTGTTGCCCActaataaaaagaagttagcTGACACCACTCCAACAAAGAAGTTGAAGAGTGGATCAGGTAGGGGGCTTCCCCAGAAATCTGCAGTtttggaagaaagtgatgaagatgatgacaaagatgctGTGTCTGCTGCTAAATCTGCTGGAAGGGGTGATGGTGGAAGAGGAGCACCAGGGCGATCAACTAGTGGGAGAGGTAGAGGGGGTGGGAGGGGTGGATTCATGAATTTTGGAGAAAGAAAAGATCCTCCACACAAAGGAGAAAAG GAAGTCCCTGAAGGTGCTCCTGACTGTTTAGCTGGCTTGACTTTTGTGATCAGTGGAACACTGGACAG TTTGGAACGAGAAGAAGCAGAAGATTTGATTAAACGCCATGGCGGCCGTGTCACTGGATCAGTCAGCAAGAAAACG AATTATCTGTTATGTGATGAAGATATTGGGGGGCGGAAGTCTGAAAAAGCCAAACAGCTAGG AACTTCCTTCCTCACAGAGGATGGTTTGTTTGATATGATTCGTGGCTCAAAACCTGCAAAAGCTCCTTCACAAGAAGACAAGAAACCTGTGAATAAGGCTGTTGCAGTAGCATCCCAGTCAAAAGTTTCTCCGAAATCACAAGTTAAGG TCCCTCTGTCTTCACGCTCACCTTCTAACCAAGCCAAGCCAAAGACTGCTACTACTGTTCAGTCTTCTTTGATGTGGACTGAAAAATATCGACCTAAAGATCCAAAGGATATCATAGGGAATCAGTCACTT GTTTTACAGCTTCGTAATTGGTTGAAAGCTTGGAATGAGCATTTTTTGGACACTGGTAACAAAAAGCAGGGAAAAAAGCAAAATGACTCTGGTTTGAAAAAAGCTGTCTTGTTAAGTGGAACTCCTGGTATTGGAAAAACAACTTCTGCGACGTTGGTCTGTCAGGAGCTTGGTTTCCAAGCCATAGAG GTAAATGCTAGTGATAGCCGTGGAAAAGCTGATAGCAAAATTGAAAAAGGAATTAGTGGAAGCAAGACAAATTCTGTTAAGGAACTTGTAACCAACGAGGCCATTGGTATTAATATGGGACG GTCAAAGCATTACAAATCTGTGCTCATTATGGATGAAGTTGATGGGATGTCAGCTGGTGATAGGGGTGGTGTTGCTGATCTTATTGCTAGCATCAAGATATCAAAAATTCCTATTATCTGCATTTGCAATGACCGTTACAGCCAGAAACTGAAAAGCCTTGTGAACTACTGTTTGCTTCTAAGTTTTCGGAAGCCTACAAAGCAACAG ATGGCAAAGAGGTTGATGGATGTTGCAAAGGCTGAAAGACTTCAAGTTAATGAG ATTGCACTTGAGGAATTAGCAGAAAGAGTTAATGGAGATATGCGAATGGCACTAAACCAGTTACAGTATATGAGCCTCTCTATGTCAATTATCAACTATGATGATATTAGGCAGCGCTTTCTTACCAATGCAAAAGATGAAGACATTTCACCATTCACAGCTGTTGAtaa gctttttggttttaatgcTGGGAAGTTGAAAATGGATGAGAGGATAAATCTTAGCATGAGTGATCCTGATCTTGTTCCTCTTATTATCCAG gaaaattatattaattatagacCAAGCATGGCTGGTAAGGATGACAGTGGCATAAAACGCATGAACCTGATTGCCCGTGCTGCTGAGTCTATTGCTGATGGGGATATAGTGAATGTACAGATTCGCAGATATCGACAGTGGCAGCTCTCTCAAACTAGTTCTGTTGCTACAAGCATAATTCC TGCGTCATTGTTACACGGGCAGAGGGAAATACTTGAACAG GGAGAGCGAAATTTCAACCGGTTTGGTGGGTGGCTGGGGAAGAACTCGACAATGGGCAAAAACTTACGGCTTTTGGATGATCTTCATGTTCACATTCTTGCTTCTCGTGAATCTAGTTCAGGAAG GGATACCATTCGCATGGAATACCTTACTCTTCTTCTTAAACAAATGACAGAGACCCTGCGAACCCTGCCCAAG GCTGAAGCAGTTCAGCAAGTTGTGGAATTTATGAATACATACTCTATCAGTCAGGAAGATTTTGATACTATTGTAGAGTTGTCAAAATTCAAG GGTCATCCTAATCCACTAGATGGCATACAGCCTGCCGTTAAGTCAGCCTTGACAAAAGAATACAAAGAGCAAAGCACATCTCGAGTTGTTCGAGTTGCAGATCTAATCACTCTTCCTGGAGTAAAGAAGGTCCCTAAGAAGCGTATTGCTGCTATTCTGGAACCAGCTGGCGAAGAAGTGGAAAAAGGTGAAGGTGATGCCTTGGACGAGAGTGAAGAGGAGAACAGCTCTGATACAGAAGAGTTGG AGGGCACCACCAAGGGTGAGAAGCTGCAATCAGAACTTCAAAGCTTGAATTCAAAGG CCACGCAAGTACAGTTGGAACTGAAGGGAACGGGAAATTCAAGTTCTAAGAAGACATCGGGTGGTAGAGGTAAAGGTGTTTCTGTATCTGGGAAGAAGGTTGCTCAAGCTCCAAAGACTactgcaaaaagaaaaaggtga
- the LOC100790070 gene encoding replication factor C subunit 1 isoform X2 — MSDIRKWFMKTHDKGNNAASSKPSNQPKPSSDKPQSEKTVAGGQESSGRRITSKYFNSNKQKGKDKKEMQELPAKRKNMKDSEEIPEPKKIHEDDGDDSVLPTNKKKLADTTPTKKLKSGSGRGLPQKSAVLEESDEDDDKDAVSAAKSAGRGDGGRGAPGRSTSGRGRGGGRGGFMNFGERKDPPHKGEKEVPEGAPDCLAGLTFVISGTLDSLEREEAEDLIKRHGGRVTGSVSKKTNYLLCDEDIGGRKSEKAKQLGTSFLTEDGLFDMIRGSKPAKAPSQEDKKPVNKAVAVASQSKVSPKSQVPLSSRSPSNQAKPKTATTVQSSLMWTEKYRPKDPKDIIGNQSLVLQLRNWLKAWNEHFLDTGNKKQGKKQNDSGLKKAVLLSGTPGIGKTTSATLVCQELGFQAIEVNASDSRGKADSKIEKGISGSKTNSVKELVTNEAIGINMGRSKHYKSVLIMDEVDGMSAGDRGGVADLIASIKISKIPIICICNDRYSQKLKSLVNYCLLLSFRKPTKQQMAKRLMDVAKAERLQVNEIALEELAERVNGDMRMALNQLQYMSLSMSIINYDDIRQRFLTNAKDEDISPFTAVDKLFGFNAGKLKMDERINLSMSDPDLVPLIIQENYINYRPSMAGKDDSGIKRMNLIARAAESIADGDIVNVQIRRYRQWQLSQTSSVATSIIPASLLHGQREILEQGERNFNRFGGWLGKNSTMGKNLRLLDDLHVHILASRESSSGRDTIRMEYLTLLLKQMTETLRTLPKAEAVQQVVEFMNTYSISQEDFDTIVELSKFKGHPNPLDGIQPAVKSALTKEYKEQSTSRVVRVADLITLPGVKKVPKKRIAAILEPAGEEVEKGEGDALDESEEENSSDTEELEGTTKGEKLQSELQSLNSKATQVQLELKGTGNSSSKKTSGGRGKGVSVSGKKVAQAPKTTAKRKR; from the exons ATG AGTGATATAAGGAAGTGGTTCATGAAAACACATGACAAGGGCAACAATGCCGCTTCCTCCAAGCCTTCCAATCAACCTAAGCCTTCTTCCGATAAACCCCAGTCCGAGAAAACG GTGGCTGGAGGTCAGGAAAGTTCAGGGAGGAGGATAACTagcaaatattttaattctaacAAGCAAAAGGGGAAAGACAAGAAAGAAATGCAGGAGCTCCCTGCTAAAAGAAAGAATATGAAGGACAGTGAGGAAATACCGGAGCCAAAGAAAATTCATGAAGATGATGGAGATGACTCTGTGTTGCCCActaataaaaagaagttagcTGACACCACTCCAACAAAGAAGTTGAAGAGTGGATCAGGTAGGGGGCTTCCCCAGAAATCTGCAGTtttggaagaaagtgatgaagatgatgacaaagatgctGTGTCTGCTGCTAAATCTGCTGGAAGGGGTGATGGTGGAAGAGGAGCACCAGGGCGATCAACTAGTGGGAGAGGTAGAGGGGGTGGGAGGGGTGGATTCATGAATTTTGGAGAAAGAAAAGATCCTCCACACAAAGGAGAAAAG GAAGTCCCTGAAGGTGCTCCTGACTGTTTAGCTGGCTTGACTTTTGTGATCAGTGGAACACTGGACAG TTTGGAACGAGAAGAAGCAGAAGATTTGATTAAACGCCATGGCGGCCGTGTCACTGGATCAGTCAGCAAGAAAACG AATTATCTGTTATGTGATGAAGATATTGGGGGGCGGAAGTCTGAAAAAGCCAAACAGCTAGG AACTTCCTTCCTCACAGAGGATGGTTTGTTTGATATGATTCGTGGCTCAAAACCTGCAAAAGCTCCTTCACAAGAAGACAAGAAACCTGTGAATAAGGCTGTTGCAGTAGCATCCCAGTCAAAAGTTTCTCCGAAATCACAAG TCCCTCTGTCTTCACGCTCACCTTCTAACCAAGCCAAGCCAAAGACTGCTACTACTGTTCAGTCTTCTTTGATGTGGACTGAAAAATATCGACCTAAAGATCCAAAGGATATCATAGGGAATCAGTCACTT GTTTTACAGCTTCGTAATTGGTTGAAAGCTTGGAATGAGCATTTTTTGGACACTGGTAACAAAAAGCAGGGAAAAAAGCAAAATGACTCTGGTTTGAAAAAAGCTGTCTTGTTAAGTGGAACTCCTGGTATTGGAAAAACAACTTCTGCGACGTTGGTCTGTCAGGAGCTTGGTTTCCAAGCCATAGAG GTAAATGCTAGTGATAGCCGTGGAAAAGCTGATAGCAAAATTGAAAAAGGAATTAGTGGAAGCAAGACAAATTCTGTTAAGGAACTTGTAACCAACGAGGCCATTGGTATTAATATGGGACG GTCAAAGCATTACAAATCTGTGCTCATTATGGATGAAGTTGATGGGATGTCAGCTGGTGATAGGGGTGGTGTTGCTGATCTTATTGCTAGCATCAAGATATCAAAAATTCCTATTATCTGCATTTGCAATGACCGTTACAGCCAGAAACTGAAAAGCCTTGTGAACTACTGTTTGCTTCTAAGTTTTCGGAAGCCTACAAAGCAACAG ATGGCAAAGAGGTTGATGGATGTTGCAAAGGCTGAAAGACTTCAAGTTAATGAG ATTGCACTTGAGGAATTAGCAGAAAGAGTTAATGGAGATATGCGAATGGCACTAAACCAGTTACAGTATATGAGCCTCTCTATGTCAATTATCAACTATGATGATATTAGGCAGCGCTTTCTTACCAATGCAAAAGATGAAGACATTTCACCATTCACAGCTGTTGAtaa gctttttggttttaatgcTGGGAAGTTGAAAATGGATGAGAGGATAAATCTTAGCATGAGTGATCCTGATCTTGTTCCTCTTATTATCCAG gaaaattatattaattatagacCAAGCATGGCTGGTAAGGATGACAGTGGCATAAAACGCATGAACCTGATTGCCCGTGCTGCTGAGTCTATTGCTGATGGGGATATAGTGAATGTACAGATTCGCAGATATCGACAGTGGCAGCTCTCTCAAACTAGTTCTGTTGCTACAAGCATAATTCC TGCGTCATTGTTACACGGGCAGAGGGAAATACTTGAACAG GGAGAGCGAAATTTCAACCGGTTTGGTGGGTGGCTGGGGAAGAACTCGACAATGGGCAAAAACTTACGGCTTTTGGATGATCTTCATGTTCACATTCTTGCTTCTCGTGAATCTAGTTCAGGAAG GGATACCATTCGCATGGAATACCTTACTCTTCTTCTTAAACAAATGACAGAGACCCTGCGAACCCTGCCCAAG GCTGAAGCAGTTCAGCAAGTTGTGGAATTTATGAATACATACTCTATCAGTCAGGAAGATTTTGATACTATTGTAGAGTTGTCAAAATTCAAG GGTCATCCTAATCCACTAGATGGCATACAGCCTGCCGTTAAGTCAGCCTTGACAAAAGAATACAAAGAGCAAAGCACATCTCGAGTTGTTCGAGTTGCAGATCTAATCACTCTTCCTGGAGTAAAGAAGGTCCCTAAGAAGCGTATTGCTGCTATTCTGGAACCAGCTGGCGAAGAAGTGGAAAAAGGTGAAGGTGATGCCTTGGACGAGAGTGAAGAGGAGAACAGCTCTGATACAGAAGAGTTGG AGGGCACCACCAAGGGTGAGAAGCTGCAATCAGAACTTCAAAGCTTGAATTCAAAGG CCACGCAAGTACAGTTGGAACTGAAGGGAACGGGAAATTCAAGTTCTAAGAAGACATCGGGTGGTAGAGGTAAAGGTGTTTCTGTATCTGGGAAGAAGGTTGCTCAAGCTCCAAAGACTactgcaaaaagaaaaaggtga